TGAGTTTCCATTCCTGATCTTTTTTTTCACTTCAAAAAATAGTTGGTTGTTTCAGAGCAAGATGATGCTCAACATGGCTCATGGTTAATATTATGATTATTGTTATTTACATCTAACATTATAATGATTTCACATCAAGCACCATCCCAAGTGCTGATATACCAGAAACGAGAAATATCTTCATTACTTGTGCTTTCTCTGGACTTCTTTTCATTAGCTAGAACCAACACTCTCAAAGAGAAAAGGACAACCTGTTGAGTGGAGTAAAGATCAACACTCCTGGTTATTAGAAAAAAGGACTATAAGAAATGAACTATTAATTCTGTAGTTCCCATTGTTCTTGAAATTTGGAGCTACGTTCAGGATCTGTATCTATATCTGGTGGGTAGCTGGTAGCATCAGTAAGTCATTGTTTGTATTGGAAAGTAAAGCCAAGATTTGAACCCTAGACCCTATCTACACATGAGAAGAGTCTTGCCACCTGACTACTTGAGTCCTTGTTCAGTTTGTCATTGTAGATCATGACATAGCGTAGCTCATTGATTCATATGATATTTGCTGTAGCTGCAgactttgttttgttttttccccttgccctacaaatcatttcttccaaaattattttccatcattcattttatttgttgtaggacacaagcaagaagtcACCAATGGAACTGATCAACGAGGTACCTCCGATCAAGGTTGATGGTCGCATTGCCGTCTGCGAAGGGGGTAGGCAGCAAAGCTGAACCATGCAAACTCTACTCATCCCTACGCATTCTCATTCATATGATCATCCATTTTATGCAAACCTGACATACCCCTACACTTGCTGTGTTGTTTCAGCTGCTGAAGGTGTTGGCCTTGGCCACCCAATCGAGTATATCTGCCTTGATCTGGAGGCACCTAATGTGTGCAAGTACTGCGGTCTTCGTTACGTTCAAGTTCACCATCACTAAGTAGAGAAGATACTCCCTTTTACAATGTGGAAGTTGGAGTTATTGCATCCACATTTGTTTCGCAATGTTCTGCTAGTATACTCTGTACTGTGCTTGATGTCAAAATATTACCTTTGATGGTTGTCCTTTTCCAGGATGACATAATAATCCAATGTTAACTTTGGAATGGTTTTCTACAGATGAATTCTGTGTCATTTTTTGAGTCCATGCAAAGTTGTATCTAAATATCATTTCTGGACCAGGAAAGCATGCAATTGATTCAGAGAGCAGTTTAGATCCAAAGATTTGCTTGCCCTTTTTCTGAAATCCATGTTCCAAACACAAACAGTTTCCTTGCTGAGCCTGCTTAGCTGATCGCAATGTTTCTCTGTGCATCAGTTATATAATACTTTCTCTGTAATCTTCAAAAACGATTGCATGACACATGAccgcaaatattttttttttaaaaaaacagatGACCGCAAATACATGTGGGTCTATAACGCAGTCTGCTGGGTTGTCATGTTTCACCCATCTACTTCCTTCCGTGTTCGTCATGTTTTTCTGATAGCCCATCTGCAATGccttcaaaaattcaaaagaaGAGGAGTGCAGTGCGATGCAACCAGGTAAGTATTGTTGAATAAAAAAATTTCCATTGTCCAGCAGCTCCGTCTATTCCTGTTGACCTCCTAGGGCGCTTtcaatcaagaaaaaaaaactattccATTGCAAAGCTCTTTTTCTTTCTGGACTCTTGGCTATACTTGACGATAGTGTCCAAAGCTGCCCTTGCCTAGTAGGCAGTAGCGCTGGAAAGAGGAAATGCCAAAGCCTGCCAGTCGAGGGGTAAATTAGGAACAACTAGAGTCTGGCAAGGACCAAAGTGCAAAAACATCCATTAACTGAAAATAACTTCCTTCCACTGGCCACACGAAAACCAATTGCCAGTTGCCACTCAGATTCCGGGTCGTCACAGAAAAGGCAAGGATTTATTCAGACCAAGTGATCTCTTCTCCATGCCTCGTAACACAAATCCATCCGATGATGAAAATATCAATCCTACCGCGGTATTTCCCCGAGCCAACCATTTTGTTCTTCATATTCTTCTCAGACTCCAATTCTTGCTGTTTTCGTTGAAATATTTCCTCTTGAAACATCCATTTCCTAACGTCTTGTAACAACATTGTCTTGAGTTACATGCTCGATTTGTTTGTTCTAATTCCTCCCCATTTTAATTTGCCCTGCTCTTGCCCTGGATGGGAATGCTCTTGCCCTGTTCTTGCATTTTGATCTGGTTTCAAGATTCATTGAGAGATTTACTGAAAGCGTATAATGCCAGATCTTGTATTCCTCTTGGGTTCTATCTCATGCATGCAACACTCATCGTGTGTTTAGGTAGGGTGTTCATGCAGCATCATACCACTGCCAGCCTGATCATCTGCAATGCCTTTCAGAATGCAGCATTTGCAACAACGTCAGCTTCCGTGCCGTCCAGGAAATCATGGCTCCCGGCAGGCTTCGGAGGAAGTGGCAAGCATGGTGCCACGATCGACATTCCCCTCGAGGTATATTGCTGAATTGTTCGCTGTTCTTGCAATCCGGGTGTTGCTTCAAGAATAGCATGATGATTTCGTCTTGAATCATGGCATGTCGTTGCATGCAggatccaaagaagaaggagagagagCTGTTGTCATGGGAGCAGGATTTGAAGCGGCGGGAACAGGTCAGAATGGCTATTTATTGATCCTTGTCAGAACCACTCCATAGTGACCTGGAATTTTAGTCCCAGGTGTTCATTTCAGTTGCCATAAGTTCTTTCATTCTCCATGTTAAGTTTAATGACCAAAGTTCTCAAAAGTGTGAGATTCGCTGCAGGATATCAAACGAAGGGAGGATGCAATGAACAGAGGTATGTAGATCCCCTAGACCAGTTTCTATAAGCTTCACCCATACTCTATTTTTTCAGAGTACTGAAGATGGATTTGTCTGTGCAGCCGGTGTCACCGTGGAAGTGAGAAATTGGCCACAGTTCTATCCCATCATACATCATGACATAGCCAATGAAATACCAATCCATGCTCAGAAGCTACAATACACGGCATTTGCTAGTTGGCTAGGTACTACTTGAGATCACAATTGATAACTTTTTTCACCTTGAATAACCAAAATTTTCATAAGGTTCATCACGTGCAACCAAAATTTCAGGCCTGATTGCATGTCTCGTTTGGAACTTTTTCGCCGTCTTAGTTGAGTCAATTCGCAGCGAAGGTGCTAAATGTCTCAAAGATTGTCATCGACTCAATCATCTTCAGTCTATACGCACCTTTTTTTCCTTATGGGTTTTCTGATTTACAGATATTGTAAGTTTCCTCCTCGCCGTAATCTACGCGATGTCTGGGTGTCCACTTTCATACATACTTTGGTACAGGCCTCTGTACCGTGCAATGAGGTTTCTCTTCAAACTATAATTCCAAGTTTCAGCAGTTACAAAACATGGCTCTATGTATGGACAATTTCTTAAACGTAATTTCTGTGCCTTTTGTTGCCCAGAACTGACAGCGTGGTAACCTTTGGCCAGTTTTTCGCCTTCTACTCGGTAATTTTACTTGTGCAATGCTGTTTCATGTGTTCATCTCAATCTGAAAATCTTCGACAAACGGTAGAACAGCAAAATTTCTATCCATGTTCTATAATTTTTCAGTCCATATCTTCTGATCTTATATAATAGAATTCTAAATACTGAGCATCACAATGGCTTTGATACCTGCTAGATTCATGTTGGGTTTTGTGTCATTGCTGCAATTGCTCCTCCGATAATATTCAAGGAGAAAACTCTTACGTAAGTGTAATCAGTAAAGTTCTCTTCTGCCCTGAGTTTGCTTCTGCAATAGTTCTCATTCCAGTTGCTTTACCTAAATCAGGGGCATTCTTGTTGCCATCGAAGTTTTGGCTGGAGATATGCTCGTCGGGGTAAGTTGTCTTCAATTATTTTCGCTCTTTGGAATAATTTTTACCTCCTGAAAATTGTTCATGATCCTTTGAGCTAGTGAAAGCCTTCCAACAGCACTAATAGCAGTCCTTTTTGGAGTATTGCAGGTACTTTATTTTATCGGCTTTGTATTCTTTGCCTTGGAATCTCTTATAAGCATCTGGGTGCTGGAGGTTAGGTTACTACCTATTTCTTCCTCCATTCCTTTCAAACTCTTTCTTGTTTTGTTCTCTGCTCATTACCAACTCGTTTATAAACTCCTGATTTGACAAATGCGCATGATTTTCATCCTTAACTTTAAAAAAACTGCTGTTCCTCATTCCAGTAGTGAGCAAACAAATTTCTATTACTGGATGCTCTTTCTAATTTTCTATTGTAAATTCCTCACTCGATTATTGCATCTGATAAGTTTTTGCTGTGCCATTACCAATTGAACTACCAGAAAAAAAACTTGTGGTTCTGGTTTCTTGACATCCATCCGTTTTCTTCTGCAGAGAGTGTACATGTACTTCAGAGGGCACAGGTGAAGACCAGCAAAGAGGTGATAAAATTGTTCACAGAAGCAGTTTCTCTGAAACCGATGTCAGAGTGTAAAACAGAAAGTTCAAGATTGGGAAATAATGAATCCGCTGTTCCCTAgttcttgctgtgtctaggtcTATTATTGCTTTAAGGTTATCTTAGATAACACTGATATAGTTTACGGCTACCTCATTATATTTGTCTTGTATTAGTTTTTCTCTCTCAAAAGTATCAGTTGCAGAGTTGTACAGAGGAAATGTTATGGTCAGATGTTAGCTATGGTCAAGGACTCAAGGTAGCATGTGTTGCTCCACTTAATACTTCCGAATCCTCTGTATTTAATTTTTCAGTGATTAATTCAGTATGCTGTGCAAACAAGCCTTCACAGCATGCATCCTCCGAACATAAACCTAAAACTTGCTCAACTGATACGGACTTATGTCTGATGCATGGAATGATGTGCTTAAACATGTAAACAGATGAATGAACGTTACTGTGTCCTATCTATAAAAAGGAGCTAGGTCCAATTTTAGTCTCTAATGACCACGAAAATGGAGTATGATATCCACATTAGGCAATACCAATAAATATATTGTTATGGTCCAATGTACGATatattaaaaaagaaaagagaggagaaatGCACGAACAATATTCAGTTTGGCCGCGCCAGGAACAAACATATTCAGAACAAAAAAGGATCATATTCTCCACATCTCTAGTTCTATAAAAATGGCAACAATACCAAGCAGGATGCCAGATGCAGATGCTCAACTGAGGAATAACAACTGATTACATACAGAAATATGTTTGCTCTTAATAGTACACAATCTCCTGGTACAACTAAATCATGATTCCTGATGCTCTACAGTAACATGCTAATCGATCTCATGCTATAACACAAACTTTAGGGATATGATCTCCAGTTCTCCTTTTGTCTAGTTTGATTGATCCGGATGTTACAGGACATTATGAGTCCGAGTCCTCCCCGGAACCACCAGAAAGGTTCGACTCCGACCTGCTTTGCCTCTTCAGCCCCTCCTGAATTCGATCTTTGATCGCAGTTTCCTGTCCAAGTAACATACAGTCCATGATCACAAATTGCAGAGATCACTTGCATATTCCTTGTGACTTTCTTACCATCATGTGGCAACCTTCCTCAAACTTCTCGAGGAACCCAACAATCCAACGGTCAGCATTCTCCATCCACTCCACGGGGTTGCTTCCAGCTATCTTCGCCGCACTGTGAAACTGCGTATGCAACACATCTGGTATCAGGATTTTGCAAACCATGTTAAGATCTGTCTCAAAAGAATCGCAAAACGACTTGATGATCACCTTCTCTTGATGCTCCTTCACCTTCTCCCTTAGCTTGCTGAACCCCATGTTCACTCTCAGTTGCTTCTCCTGGTCACATTAAAACAGAATGGCACAATTATATTGAGTGTTTTTATTCTCTCTCTCGTTTTCTGAAGCAGCTTTTCATGGACGAACAGATCACCTTGACATAGCTCACGCCGAGGTCTTTGCGGCTGTATCCACGGGTCAGATTCCGCATGATGTACTGGTTGTAATCCTTTAAGATCCTCATGATGATGTCCGATGTCGAGATGCCCTCAGTGCGCTTGGTCTCCTTGAACTTTCCGATTGCTTTCACCTGCACAAACGCAGGCATTCCCTCACCTGATCATCAGAATCCCTAGATGCTGAACCGAAACAGTGGGGAGTTTCAGAAGTCCTAACAAATTCGTAGACGTCGTTGGCAGCTCCACTGGTGTCAGCATACCTGAAGCAAACACGTTGTGTCAGTTACTTTCATCAAATGAACTGGCCAAACTGCAGAAACATACACTTACGGAAGTGCGTCGTGCGCAACGTAGTCAATGTTGTGCTTGTCAATGAACTCCTGATTGATCACCCATGGCGCATCCGGTATAACCTCATCAACCCACCTTTCAGTTTCAGCCCGGGGAACAGAACAGTCAGAGAGCATTTTCATGAGTGCCGGTGGCCACCACTGAGAGTCTGAAAAATGGGGAAGTGGAGGAGTACTTGCAATGCCGAAGTGACTCGTAGCGCTCGTCCTCGGTCATGACGGTCTTTCCTTTGTACCGATGGGTGATCTCGTCGCTGCAGCAACCGACGAGCAAGTAGGTGTTGGGAAATCTGCAGAGAGAAATTCAGAGAATTGTGCAAGACAGAATGGACACTAGAACTATGAATTGTAACCATCTGTTTCAGAAGCAATGCGTTCTTTTATTACTCATcgcaagaaaaggaagaacatCAATCGATCAACATTTCGTGCAATGTGTTCGCCTTCAAAAAATGCAATCAGCGAAAAGTAGCACAATCTCCAAGTAATCGGGTTGGCACAGAATTTACAGGAGGAAAGTGGCGAGGATCTCACGATTTCTTGGCCTGTTCAAGCGCGCGCGCATGGCCGAAGTGGAAGAGATCGTAGATGCCGTCGGCGTACACCCTGAGAGGCCGTGCGTCGTCAGAGCTCACCGACGGCGAGGTCCCCGCCACCCCCTCCActgccggctgctgctgcggcggcgccggcggcgacatcGGGTCGTACCACTCCGTCTGCGCCGCCGTCGGGACGGCCGCGTCCTCCGCCGGCTTCATCGGCACCGGCCAATCCTGCTCCAATGGCTTCGGTCCGCTCCAATCGCCGTGGTCCGTGTCGAGACTCGAGACTTCCAGGCGACGAAAAGGCCACCAGCGGTTTCGGTGGACGCGGGAAAATAACGACCGGCAGAGTGATGGAAAAAAGTGACGGTTTTTAGATGGCAGAGTACTGTGGGACCCACAATTCGAGCGAGGCCGTTGCTATTTACGGAACGGGCATGTCCTTTATGCTGCAGAGATTATTCATTAGTAAAATTGCTGATTTTCTTCGGACTCCAAAAGCATTTACTGCAAATCCTTCGCATTTCAAGAAATGTACAGGCGAATGAACAAAAATTACTGCAAATCCTTGACATTTGAAAAAAGTTTGATAGGCTATTTTTGTCGGATATTTCACCCAAAAACATAACCTTTTCTCCACTGGTGTTGTTGCATTGGAATGGATTGTTTGCCCGcaaaaggaagaagaggatgcaacaATTGTGTAGCTTCTCACATTTGAAAAAAGAATTATGCACAGAAGGCAAATCATTTGATACTTTTCAGATGTAATGCAGCTAAGATTACATATCAAGTGATAAGATTCAGAAAGTTCTTTCTTTTAACTGGATAACCTGATTATAACCTTCATATTTGCACAGTTCTGATATCAGGTTGTTTACTTCAATCAATAGAATTTATAGGAAAAGGAGATTGGACAAGCGTAACATAGATATCTGTAATTGAAGGCACAAAGACTTGACTTTTATATTACACATGTGGTCTTCAATATCCTATTTTTCCCAATAAAGGAGAAGATCAGAAAGTAACCCCAAaggaaaatgaactaaacatacaggccagctgaagaaaaagaacatctGAATTAGTCTGCACTCTGCGGGGACTATGGGACAGGTGATCGGTTTAGTTTTGATGTGTGCTCACTGCTGCTGAACTTGACCTCCAAGAACCTTCCTAATGTTGTGCCTCTGCTCTGACGATAGCCTCTTAGGGAAATCAACATCAAACTTGATCCGCAGGTTGCCTCTTCTCCCATTCTCCTTGACAATAGGCATCCCCTCCTTCGCAATCACAAGCTCATACCCTGGTGTCACCACATCTGTGAGTTTAATCACCAGGTCACGCCCATCAAGGGTCTTCAGATTGACTGTGGTTCCTGCCAAAGCATCCACCAAAGCGATCTTCCGGTGGACTAGGAGATCATTGCCTTCTCTTGTGTACAGATCATGGGGCTTCTCATCGATGACAAAGACGAGATCGGCAGGGAGCTGGTTTGGATTCTCATTTCCCTTGTCTGGGAATGTGATCTTAGTTCCCTTCTTCCAACCAGGCTTTATATCAATTGTCAAAATTTCAGATTCGGTCCCTATTTGCCTGTTTGACAGACAACGAGAGTAAAAAGTAAGTTAAGAGACAAGGAAGTCAGACtgcttgaaatttgttatttttatatcttacaaaccaagtcgagtttggacaagatatttcaCAAAGTTGTGTattatcatatcatctacatgtgatTTTGTTGGTGAATTTAAACGacttttttgccgtggtttgcacgagttttcacgaaggtcgtggtttccaccagatatgttcccctCTTAAAATCACCATCTTTTAGTTGTTTATGATTTCGTTGTGCATCCATACAGAGATGAGGTTAACTGAAAATCCACCTAGATATATGCTTACCCGTTCGGCTTCACAACATTTCTGGATATTTTCATCTTGCGTGTTGAACCTGCATACAGCTCTTCAAGTGTGCATAGCAGTTTGGTTTCCACAGGCGGTGGCTTCCGAGCCTGATTTGAACTCGTGCCGGCTGAATCattgtatgatctgaatttgtTCTCATTCCCACCAAACCCACCGAAAGTGCCAGCGCCTTCTGTCTGGAACCTCATTGACTTAGCTCGCCCCATATTCTCGAAAGGCTTGCTGCTGCCAAAGAACTCAGCAAAGACATCTTCAGCGTTGCGAGGATTGAAACGTTGGTTGGCAGACCCATTCATGGATGAGGAACCACCACCATCTGCAGAGGCCTTCAGACCCTCCTCGCCATATTGGTCATATATCGCTCTCTTCTGGGGATCACTCAAAGCCTGAAAGCAATCAACATTGGACATGAAAACCTGTCTTAAGCTGAGAGCTTCTTTTCGCAGGTTTATCTGTCAGCTCTTTTtgccagatttttttttgtcacacCTGAAGGGGCAGAAATGACCAGTCATATGCAGATAGCCACAATGTACAACTCAACACAGGAACGCAGACATTATCGAACATTCCACAGAGATGCACAATCAAGATGCAACGCACAATGCACACAACTGGTGACATTTCCAATTCCCTAGCACAACAAAATCATGATCCCCCAATCTCCCATTGGAATGCGCTTTCTTTGTAGTAAGTGCaagatcaaggataaacaaaacaaaaaggtcAGCTACTAAATCATGATCCCCCGATCTCCCATTGGAATGCACTTTCTTTGTAGTAAGTACAAGGTCAAggataaacaaaacaaaaggtCATCTACTAAACATTCCATCGCAATAGCATCGAAAGCTACGTGGGTGCTGCAATTTCATCCAGATGTAAAgtaaagtaaaaaaaagaggACGGTGTGCAATTCCATACCTCGTAGGCCTCGGAGATCTTCTTGAATTTGGCCTCGGCTTCCTTCTTGGCGTCGCCGGGGTTCTTGTCCGGGTGCCACTTCATGGCCAGCCGGCGGTACGACTTCTTGAGGTCCTCCTCCGTCGCGTTCCGGTTCACCTTGAGCACATTGTAGTAATCCGTCCCCATCTCCCACGCTCATGCCAAGAACAACACCAAGAAGAAGAACCGCAAcagcaccaccacctcctcccgaCGCAATCAAATCCacgccaagcgccgccgcctccttcgcGCCGATCCCACCAGCAATCCAATCAAAATTCCCCCAAGAACAGCGTGGGATCACAAACGGAGCGCCCAAATGCGAGCTGGGGACAAGCAAGGGGAACAAAGCTGCCTCCTTTGACCCCGCTTTCCCACCACTCCCCAGGCAGGATCAGAGGAAGACCtcaccgccgcctcgctcccACTCCCAGCCGCAccacggccaccgccggcggcgaccaaCTCAGCGCGGCCGCGCCGCACCAAGACGCCACCTTTCGCCGCGCTCCGGCTCCAATCCGGGCCCCGGGGGAATCAGACTCAAACCAAGAAACAGATCGACCACGCCGCGCACGAAGGCAGCAACTTGGCATAAAGAAGCGGGGAATGGATGTCCCGGGAAGGGGTCAAGGCAAGGCGGCGGAGATGGCCGGGGGGAGGAGATCTCGGGAGGCGGAAGGGAGCGGGCGGAGGGGACGTAGACGACAGGGAGAAGGAACAGAGACGCAGCGGCTATTATTGGCCCAAATCCAGCTTCCGCTTACAGAAATagcttcttccttttttttttgaaaaaaagatcGCTTACAGAAATAGCTACGCGCCATCGGGGAACGTATCCCGGGGCGTCCCCAGTGGGGCCGGCATGTGGGGCCCACGAGATCCCCAACGTTTGTTTTGTGTGGTTCTGAACTTGTGGATGCTCTTGTTTTCCAGGGACAATGACATCCTCGTTT
The Panicum virgatum strain AP13 chromosome 6N, P.virgatum_v5, whole genome shotgun sequence genome window above contains:
- the LOC120679402 gene encoding secretory carrier-associated membrane protein 4-like isoform X1; its protein translation is MGMLLPCSCILIWFQDSLRDLLKAYNARSCIPLGFYLMHATLIVCLGRVFMQHHTTASLIICNAFQNAAFATTSASVPSRKSWLPAGFGGSGKHGATIDIPLEDPKKKERELLSWEQDLKRREQDIKRREDAMNRAGVTVEVRNWPQFYPIIHHDIANEIPIHAQKLQYTAFASWLGLIACLVWNFFAVLVESIRSEDIVSFLLAVIYAMSGCPLSYILWYRPLYRAMRTDSVVTFGQFFAFYSIHVGFCVIAAIAPPIIFKEKTLTGILVAIEVLAGDMLVGVLYFIGFVFFALESLISIWVLERVYMYFRGHR
- the LOC120679402 gene encoding secretory carrier-associated membrane protein 4-like isoform X2; the encoded protein is MGMLLPCSCILIWFQDSLRDLLKAYNARSCIPLGFYLMHATLIVCLGRVFMQHHTTASLIICNAFQNAAFATTSASVPSRKSWLPAGFGGSGKHGATIDIPLDCMQDPKKKERELLSWEQDLKRREQDIKRREDAMNRAGVTVEVRNWPQFYPIIHHDIANEIPIHAQKLQYTAFASWLGLIACLVWNFFAVLVESIRSEDIVSFLLAVIYAMSGCPLSYILWYRPLYRAMRTDSVVTFGQFFAFYSIHVGFCVIAAIAPPIIFKEKTLTGILVAIEVLAGDMLVGVLYFIGFVFFALESLISIWVLERVYMYFRGHR
- the LOC120679400 gene encoding dnaJ homolog subfamily B member 4-like isoform X1, with product MGTDYYNVLKVNRNATEEDLKKSYRRLAMKWHPDKNPGDAKKEAEAKFKKISEAYEALSDPQKRAIYDQYGEEGLKASADGGGSSSMNGSANQRFNPRNAEDVFAEFFGSSKPFENMGRAKSMRFQTEGAGTFGGFGGNENKFRSYNDSAGTSSNQARKPPPVETKLLCTLEELYAGSTRKMKISRNVVKPNGQIGTESEILTIDIKPGWKKGTKITFPDKGNENPNQLPADLVFVIDEKPHDLYTREGNDLLVHRKIALVDALAGTTVNLKTLDGRDLVIKLTDVVTPGYELVIAKEGMPIVKENGRRGNLRIKFDVDFPKRLSSEQRHNIRKVLGGQVQQQ
- the LOC120679401 gene encoding choline-phosphate cytidylyltransferase 2-like, whose protein sequence is MKPAEDAAVPTAAQTEWYDPMSPPAPPQQQPAVEGVAGTSPSVSSDDARPLRVYADGIYDLFHFGHARALEQAKKSFPNTYLLVGCCSDEITHRYKGKTVMTEDERYESLRHCKWVDEVIPDAPWVINQEFIDKHNIDYVAHDALPYADTSGAANDVYEFVKAIGKFKETKRTEGISTSDIIMRILKDYNQYIMRNLTRGYSRKDLGVSYVKEKQLRVNMGFSKLREKVKEHQEKFHSAAKIAGSNPVEWMENADRWIVGFLEKFEEGCHMMETAIKDRIQEGLKRQSRSESNLSGGSGEDSDS
- the LOC120679400 gene encoding dnaJ homolog subfamily B member 4-like isoform X3, whose translation is MGTDYYNVLKVNRNATEEDLKKSYRRLAMKWHPDKNPGDAKKEAEAKFKKISEAYEVFMSNVDCFQALSDPQKRAIYDQYGEEGLKASADGGGSSSMNGSANQRFNPRNAEDVFAEFFGSSKPFENMGRAKSMRFQTEGAGTFGGFGGNENKFRSYNDSAGTSSNQARKPPPVETKLLCTLEELYAGSTRKMKISRNVVKPNGQIGTESEILTIDIKPGWKKGTKITFPDKGNENPNQLPADLVFVIDEKPHDLYTREGNDLLVHRKIALVDALAGTTVNLKTLDGRDLVIKLTDVVTPGYELVIAKEGMPIVKENGRRGNLRIKFDVDFPKRLSSEQRHNIRKVLGGQVQQQ
- the LOC120679400 gene encoding dnaJ homolog subfamily B member 4-like isoform X2 encodes the protein MSNVDCFQALSDPQKRAIYDQYGEEGLKASADGGGSSSMNGSANQRFNPRNAEDVFAEFFGSSKPFENMGRAKSMRFQTEGAGTFGGFGGNENKFRSYNDSAGTSSNQARKPPPVETKLLCTLEELYAGSTRKMKISRNVVKPNGQIGTESEILTIDIKPGWKKGTKITFPDKGNENPNQLPADLVFVIDEKPHDLYTREGNDLLVHRKIALVDALAGTTVNLKTLDGRDLVIKLTDVVTPGYELVIAKEGMPIVKENGRRGNLRIKFDVDFPKRLSSEQRHNIRKVLGGQVQQQ
- the LOC120679424 gene encoding NADH dehydrogenase [ubiquinone] iron-sulfur protein 6, mitochondrial-like, with product MATATRRLLPALLKTLSPAGARGLSTEKAVGAAAVVGSHTAKWMQDTSKKSPMELINEVPPIKVDGRIAVCEGAAEGVGLGHPIEYICLDLEAPNVCKYCGLRYVQVHHH